In the Ornithinimicrobium pratense genome, CTACCGCGCGTCCCCCGCGGGCGGCTCGGCCTGGCTCCGTCGGTAGGCCTCGATGAGGTCCGGCCGCCTGGCCGCGGTGCGCTCCAGCCGCTTCTCTTGCCGCCACCCGGCGACCTTGCCGTGGTCGCCGGAGAGCAGGACCGGTGGCACCTCGCGGCCGCGCCAGAGCGCAGGCTTGGTGTAGACGGGGTACTCGAGCAGGCCGTCCTCGTGCGACTCCTCGACGAGGGACTCGGCGTTGCCGACCACCCCGGGCACGAGCCGCCCGATCGCTTCGGTCATCGCGAGGACGGCGACCTCGCCCCCGTTGAGCACGTAGTCGCCCAGGGACAGGACGCTCACCGGCAGTCGCTCGGCATACTCCTCGTAGACCCGCTCGTCGATCCCCTCGTAGCGGCCGCAGGCGAAGACCAGCCAGTCCTCGTGGGCCAGCTCCCGGGCCCGGGCCTGGGTGAAGGGCGTGCCGCCCGGCCCCGGCAGGATCAGGTGCGGGCTCGCCCCGTCCGGACCTGAACCGAGCACGTCGTCCAGCGCCTTGCCCCACGGCTCGGGCCGCATCACCATGCCGGCGCCGCCGCCATAGGGGGTGTCGTCGACGGTGCGGTGCCGGTCGTGCGTCCAGTCCCGCAGGTCGTGGACCCGTACCTCCAGCAGTCCACGCTCCCGGGCGCGGCCCAGCAGGGACAGCTCCAAGGGCGTCAGGTAGTCCGGGAAGATCGTGATGACGTCGATCCGCAGGGTCACTTCTCCCCCAGCTCCAACAGCCCGGGCGGCGGGTCCAGGACCACACGGTGGGCGTCCTCGTCGATCTCGGGCACCAACTCTTCCACGAACGGCACCAGCAGGTCGCGGCCGTCGGGGGTGCGGATTTCCAGGAGGTCCTGGACCTCACGCAGGTGCAGCGC is a window encoding:
- the trmD gene encoding tRNA (guanosine(37)-N1)-methyltransferase TrmD, translated to MTLRIDVITIFPDYLTPLELSLLGRARERGLLEVRVHDLRDWTHDRHRTVDDTPYGGGAGMVMRPEPWGKALDDVLGSGPDGASPHLILPGPGGTPFTQARARELAHEDWLVFACGRYEGIDERVYEEYAERLPVSVLSLGDYVLNGGEVAVLAMTEAIGRLVPGVVGNAESLVEESHEDGLLEYPVYTKPALWRGREVPPVLLSGDHGKVAGWRQEKRLERTAARRPDLIEAYRRSQAEPPAGDAR